One Fusarium falciforme chromosome 14, complete sequence genomic region harbors:
- a CDS encoding Abhydrolase-3 domain-containing protein: MCDFSEYGGKSPEWLAVEATLPPPPTFGSLAERKRVVNKGREEISAKAMESLSHLVHIKDYRIDTRDGATVEARGYRPTSADHAARLPIYIHLHGGGYLFGSLSSEDAICTRIASGAMVIVINVNYRHTPEATYPMAWNDAEDAFHWVHDHIDELVGDDSQVVVGGISAGAQLAAALTFAQNLSPNDLLRPKLAGQVLMIPCLVHMDCYEPQLEQLRDPSVSSYLENENAPILPIKTAKFFTELLKITKPNPQDLRLNPGNASKQQVVGLAPTVLGIAGLDPLRDEGLLYGKKLAEAGVPTDVHVFKGLPHGFRRFGEQLTESERWDKVMEEGIRWALSKPDPSGKVRIQS; the protein is encoded by the exons ATGTGCGACTTTTCCGAGTACGGCGGCAAGTCTCCCGAATGGTTGGCTGTAGAAGCAACtcttccacctcctcctACCTTTGGAAGCCTCGCTGAGCGGAAGAGGGTGGTCAACaaaggaagggaagaaaTCTCGGCAAAAGCCATGGAGTCTTTGTCACATCTTGTTCACATCAAGGATTACCGCATTGACACACGAGACGGCGCTACGGTTGAAGCTCGAGGCTACAGACCGACTTCAGCAGATCACGCCGCGCGTCTTCCCATCTACATCCATTTGCACGGCGGTGGATATCTGTTTGGATCGCTGTCTTCAGAAGATGCCATCTGTACTCGCATCGCCAGCGGTGCCATGGTAATCGTCATCAACGTCAACTACCGCCACACGCCTGAGGCCACCTATCCAATGGCTTGGAATGATGCGGAAGATGCCTTTCACTGGGTTCACGACCATATTGACGAGCTCGTCGGAGATGACAGCCAGGTTGTAGTTGGTGGCATCTCGGCTGGGGCTCAGCTGGCGGCAGCCTTGACCTTTGCGCAAAACCTTTCACCCAATGATCTGTTGAGGCCCAAACTTGCTGGCCAAGTTCTAATGATTCCATGTCTTGTCCATATGGACTGCTATGAGCCACAGCTCGAGCAGTTGAGAGATCCTTCGGTCTCATCGTATCTGGAGAATGAAAATGCGCCAATTCTTCCCATCAAGACAGCCAAATTCTTCACGGAGCTGCTCAAGATCACAAAACCAAACCCCCAAGACCTTCGACTAAATCCTGGAAATGCCTCGAAACAGCAGGTGGTAGGGTTGGCCCCGACAGTCCTGGGCATAGCAGGCCTTGATCCGCTACGAGACGAGGGACTGTTGTATGGGAAGAAACTTGCCGAGGCAGG AGTTCCCACAGATGTCCACGTCTTTAAGGGGCTACCTCACGGCTTTCGTCGATTCGGTGAGCAGTTGACCGAGTCTGAAAGATGGGACAAGGTTATGGAGGAAGGAATCCGTTGGGCGTTGTCAAAGCCTGATCCGTCTGGGAAGGTCAGGATTCAAAGTTGA